One segment of Paenibacillus sp. FSL R7-0337 DNA contains the following:
- a CDS encoding AAA family ATPase, protein MNLQEATALIDSIRSNLAQVIVGKEGGVNLLLTALLANGHVLLEDVPGTGKTLLAKTLARSLDCTFKRIQFTPDLLPSDLSGINYYNQKTGEFQFRPGPVFASILLADEINRATPRTQSSLLECMEERQITIDGVTHELERPFLVIATQNPVDSQGTFPLPEAQLDRFLMRITSGYPSFEEGVHILQRFRQNNPLEDTAAVATARQIQDIQRLAAEVAVSDELLAYMMRVVEATRTSPAVRLGASPRAAFALLRASQGYALIQGRSYCIPDDIKEVAVSVLAHRLILQRGPGVREGQSAEVVLQVLREIEVPAEPAVLSRGGRVE, encoded by the coding sequence ATGAATCTTCAAGAAGCAACCGCTCTAATTGATTCAATCCGAAGTAATCTGGCACAAGTTATTGTCGGCAAGGAGGGCGGCGTGAACCTGCTGCTGACCGCCTTGCTGGCGAATGGTCATGTGCTGCTGGAGGATGTGCCTGGAACCGGAAAGACGCTGCTCGCCAAAACACTGGCCCGTTCCCTGGACTGCACTTTCAAGCGGATTCAGTTCACACCCGACCTGCTGCCGTCCGACTTAAGCGGCATCAATTACTATAATCAGAAGACCGGCGAATTTCAATTCCGCCCGGGCCCGGTATTTGCCAGCATTCTGCTTGCGGATGAGATCAACCGGGCTACGCCGCGCACCCAGTCCAGCCTGCTGGAGTGTATGGAGGAGCGGCAGATTACGATTGACGGCGTGACGCATGAGCTGGAGCGGCCGTTCCTGGTTATTGCTACCCAGAATCCGGTGGACAGCCAGGGGACCTTTCCGCTGCCTGAAGCGCAGCTGGACCGGTTCCTCATGCGGATTACCAGCGGGTATCCGTCATTTGAGGAAGGGGTACATATCCTCCAAAGATTCCGCCAAAATAACCCGCTGGAGGATACCGCTGCGGTGGCCACGGCCCGGCAGATTCAGGACATACAACGTCTGGCTGCGGAGGTTGCCGTCAGTGACGAGCTGCTCGCTTATATGATGCGCGTGGTCGAGGCCACCCGCACCTCTCCGGCGGTCCGTCTGGGAGCAAGTCCCCGGGCAGCTTTTGCCTTGCTGCGTGCCTCGCAGGGGTACGCACTGATCCAGGGCAGAAGCTACTGTATACCGGATGATATCAAAGAGGTTGCAGTTTCTGTGCTGGCGCACCGGCTGATTCTTCAGCGTGGTCCCGGAGTCCGTGAAGGCCAGTCGGCAGAGGTAGTGCTTCAGGTGCTGCGTGAAATCGAGGTACCTGCTGAACCTGCGGTCCTGTCCAGAGGCGGAAGGGTGGAGTGA
- a CDS encoding DUF58 domain-containing protein, whose translation MSLPWFIASTFILLVLISLIYDRNALKKVSYTRYFSAKAVYAGEQVEMVEEILNKKLLPLPWLRLESSIAKGLEFGNQENLGISSGEISQNHVSLFFLRSFRQIKRRHNITCRERGLFVLETATMTTGDLFGLSRSAKTFPLHLELLVYPGLLRFHDLPLPVHSWLGELPVKRWIVEDPFLTAGTREYSAGDSLASINWKATARTGSMQVHQKDYTADSRLVICLNVETSESMWRTVTDVQRIELGIRYAATVAEYAISHGIEVRLLSNGRLDGSGARDSVDTWSIAHTEEFLGLLARLNLDRTVPMSRLMEIEADKGEGDMDYLIITCHRGAELQLAASGLSFLGNGVEWLDIPAEGGGE comes from the coding sequence ATGTCGCTGCCGTGGTTCATTGCAAGCACGTTCATTCTGCTGGTCTTGATCTCGCTGATCTATGACCGGAATGCACTGAAGAAGGTCAGCTATACCCGTTACTTCTCTGCCAAAGCGGTGTACGCCGGAGAACAGGTAGAGATGGTTGAGGAGATTCTGAACAAGAAGCTGCTGCCGCTGCCTTGGCTGCGGCTGGAATCCAGCATAGCTAAGGGGCTTGAATTCGGTAACCAGGAGAATCTGGGCATCAGCAGCGGAGAGATTTCCCAGAATCATGTTAGCCTGTTCTTCCTGAGGTCTTTCCGCCAGATCAAACGGCGTCATAATATCACTTGCAGGGAGCGGGGGCTGTTCGTCCTGGAGACGGCAACCATGACTACCGGCGATCTGTTCGGACTGAGCCGCAGCGCCAAGACCTTCCCGCTTCATCTGGAGCTGCTGGTCTACCCCGGATTGCTGCGTTTCCATGACCTTCCGTTGCCGGTTCACAGCTGGCTTGGAGAGCTGCCGGTCAAACGCTGGATTGTCGAAGATCCGTTCCTGACCGCCGGTACAAGAGAGTACAGCGCAGGGGATTCCCTGGCGAGCATTAACTGGAAGGCGACTGCCCGGACAGGAAGTATGCAGGTGCATCAGAAGGATTACACCGCCGATTCCCGGCTGGTTATCTGCCTGAACGTAGAGACCAGTGAGTCCATGTGGAGAACGGTTACCGATGTGCAGCGCATAGAGCTGGGTATCCGCTATGCGGCGACTGTAGCCGAGTATGCGATCAGCCACGGGATTGAGGTCCGGCTGCTCAGCAATGGAAGACTGGACGGCAGCGGGGCGAGAGATTCGGTGGACACCTGGTCCATTGCCCATACCGAGGAGTTCCTTGGCCTGCTGGCCAGACTGAATCTGGACCGGACTGTGCCGATGAGCAGGCTGATGGAGATTGAAGCGGACAAGGGTGAGGGAGATATGGATTATCTGATCATCACCTGCCACCGGGGGGCAGAGCTGCAGTTGGCAGCGTCAGGGTTAAGCTTCCTCGGGAACGGTGTAGAGTGGCTGGATATTCCGGCAGAAGGGGGCGGTGAGTGA
- a CDS encoding MerR family transcriptional regulator → MTLYLRGELAKEAQINLETLRFYEKKGLIPLPQRSAGGYRLYPEETLLRIAFIRNAKNCGFTLQEIKKALVKSADRSIGIDDFAQVIERKIAAVDLEIARRNETRSRLEALKSGLLSQDRHPGVQDTLTMLNMND, encoded by the coding sequence ATGACCCTTTATCTGCGCGGTGAACTGGCTAAAGAGGCTCAGATTAATTTAGAGACGCTCAGATTCTATGAGAAGAAAGGGCTGATTCCGCTGCCTCAGCGTTCAGCAGGCGGGTATCGGCTGTATCCGGAGGAGACGCTTCTCCGGATTGCTTTTATCCGTAATGCCAAGAACTGCGGGTTCACACTTCAGGAGATTAAGAAGGCACTCGTTAAATCTGCGGACCGCAGCATCGGAATCGATGATTTCGCCCAAGTCATTGAGCGGAAGATCGCCGCTGTCGATCTGGAGATTGCCCGGAGGAACGAGACACGCAGTCGGCTTGAAGCGTTAAAGTCCGGTCTTCTGTCTCAAGACAGGCACCCGGGCGTGCAGGATACGCTTACTATGTTGAACATGAATGATTAA
- a CDS encoding alpha/beta hydrolase, translated as MLYPSSTPIEQLQAISAYLKSNNNYSRRPVQEIRAAAVEASRQLPLLEGVKVEPVEAETFSGEWVRAEGKSLLSEGQLQPTENKVILYFHGGGFVSGNCEIYRDLAARLSEAAGGITVLTVEYRLAPEFCYPAANEDCLAAYHWLLERGVHAGNIIVCGDSVGATLALMTLITLREQGDGLPAGVCLLSPHADLVQLDGESYDSRAGTDPTGSRAANQRMIVEYMGDFGGAWPAILSPLRLDLRGLPPLLIQAGDHEVLLSDAERLAEQARAADITVELQIWENMWCAFQLMAAMLPEAQQAIGNIGSFIKRVLQLEGRQD; from the coding sequence ATGTTGTATCCGAGCAGCACCCCGATTGAACAGCTGCAGGCCATTAGTGCTTATCTGAAAAGCAATAATAATTATTCCAGAAGACCGGTTCAGGAGATCCGGGCGGCGGCAGTGGAAGCTTCCAGGCAGTTACCCTTACTTGAAGGCGTGAAGGTTGAACCGGTTGAGGCGGAGACCTTCAGCGGAGAGTGGGTCAGGGCGGAGGGGAAAAGTCTACTAAGTGAAGGACAATTGCAACCCACGGAGAACAAGGTCATTCTATATTTTCACGGTGGAGGGTTCGTGTCTGGCAACTGCGAGATCTATAGGGATCTGGCAGCCCGTCTATCTGAAGCAGCTGGGGGAATTACCGTTTTAACTGTGGAGTACCGGCTTGCACCGGAGTTCTGCTACCCGGCAGCCAATGAGGATTGCCTTGCTGCTTACCATTGGCTGCTGGAACGGGGCGTTCATGCCGGCAATATCATAGTCTGCGGAGACTCCGTAGGAGCCACGCTTGCGCTGATGACCTTGATTACGCTGCGGGAGCAGGGAGACGGGCTTCCTGCCGGTGTCTGCCTGCTATCTCCCCATGCCGATCTTGTTCAATTGGATGGGGAGTCTTATGACAGCCGTGCGGGAACGGACCCGACAGGAAGCCGGGCAGCGAATCAGAGAATGATTGTGGAATATATGGGGGACTTTGGCGGTGCATGGCCTGCGATATTGTCACCGCTAAGACTGGATCTCCGGGGCTTGCCGCCCCTGCTCATACAGGCGGGTGATCATGAGGTGCTGCTGAGTGATGCAGAGCGTTTGGCTGAACAAGCAAGGGCTGCGGACATCACTGTAGAGCTTCAGATCTGGGAGAACATGTGGTGCGCCTTTCAGCTGATGGCTGCCATGCTTCCTGAAGCGCAGCAGGCCATTGGAAATATAGGCAGCTTCATTAAGAGAGTATTGCAGCTGGAGGGCAGGCAAGATTAA
- a CDS encoding AzlD domain-containing protein, with product MEIRPDIAIIILGAALVTFIPRVLPLMLLSRITIPEWGMRWLSYVPIAVMAALVAQELFVTGGRFAVLSTNVELIAALPTFWVAVKTRSLLATVLTGIVTLMLLRLLF from the coding sequence ATGGAAATAAGACCCGATATTGCTATAATCATTCTCGGAGCCGCGCTCGTTACCTTCATTCCGCGTGTCCTTCCGCTGATGCTGCTGAGCCGGATCACGATCCCGGAATGGGGCATGCGCTGGCTGAGCTATGTGCCGATTGCAGTCATGGCTGCTCTGGTTGCCCAAGAGCTGTTCGTAACCGGCGGCAGGTTCGCAGTCTTGTCCACCAATGTAGAGCTAATCGCAGCCCTCCCCACCTTCTGGGTAGCCGTCAAGACCCGCAGTCTGCTGGCCACAGTATTGACCGGTATTGTGACGCTGATGCTGCTGCGTCTGCTGTTCTGA
- a CDS encoding AzlC family ABC transporter permease: protein MKPESIHQEPLSGGSLVTDSPGVPESSDTFWQGVKDCLPTLLGYLSIGFAAGVVEKTAGLTLAEIGMISIILYAGSAQFIAAGMIAAGSSASGIIITILLVNLRHLLLSAALSPYFRYLTPLRNLLIGSLLTDETFGVAIQKSAARKQISERWMHGLNITAYLNWFLANIAGAILGQWISSPEKWGLDFALPAMFIGLLVLTIMGRRKYRLDITVGITAAVVAVIVSVLWSPSMGVIAAALVASTIGVVMEQWK, encoded by the coding sequence ATGAAGCCAGAATCCATTCATCAGGAGCCGCTATCCGGCGGCAGCCTGGTTACAGATAGCCCAGGTGTGCCGGAGAGCAGCGATACGTTCTGGCAAGGGGTGAAGGACTGCCTCCCCACGCTGCTCGGTTACCTCAGCATCGGATTCGCCGCAGGCGTTGTGGAGAAAACAGCGGGGCTAACCCTTGCCGAAATCGGCATGATCTCAATCATCCTGTACGCCGGTTCGGCCCAGTTTATTGCCGCTGGCATGATTGCCGCCGGGAGTAGCGCCTCCGGTATTATCATTACGATTCTGCTGGTTAACCTGCGACATCTGCTGTTAAGCGCAGCATTGTCGCCTTACTTCCGGTATCTGACCCCGCTGCGCAACCTGCTGATCGGCTCACTGCTCACAGATGAGACCTTCGGCGTAGCCATTCAGAAGAGTGCCGCTAGGAAGCAGATAAGCGAGAGATGGATGCACGGCCTGAATATTACCGCTTATCTGAACTGGTTCCTGGCCAATATTGCCGGTGCTATTCTCGGTCAATGGATATCCAGCCCCGAGAAGTGGGGACTGGATTTCGCCCTGCCGGCTATGTTCATCGGACTGCTGGTCCTGACCATTATGGGACGGCGCAAGTATAGACTGGATATCACTGTCGGTATAACAGCAGCTGTGGTGGCCGTGATCGTCTCCGTGCTGTGGTCGCCCAGCATGGGTGTTATAGCTGCCGCGCTGGTAGCCTCAACGATTGGAGTAGTGATGGAACAATGGAAATAA
- a CDS encoding beta-galactosidase, which yields MKKPVAAERFELGVCYYPEHWPESMWTDDYRRMVETGFTIVRLAEFAWSIFEPEEGMFQYDLFDRAVDMAHSYGLKVILGTPTATPPAWLTEKYPEALNVTYEGVTLQHGMRRHYNYSSPKYRELCARIVTKLAEHYGNHPGVVGWQIDNELNCEINVFYSESDHQAFRLWLQEKYVTLDKLNQAWGTVFWNQTYTSWSQVCLTRPTPSPNQPNPHQALDEKRFISDNTIYFASIQADILRKLAPNQWVTTNGLFGHLDSHELNDELLDFFSYDSYPQFSTIGFDPAEVNPMLDRGWGLSLSAVRSISSNFCVMEQQSGPGGWVNRLDMPSPKPGQMRLWTYQSVAHGADMLLYFRWRTATMGNEIYWHGLNDYHNQPNRRVREAEQIGRELASIGQQFIGSRTQASVAIVRDYDNEWDGEYDVWHGPFMWQSNKEWFKALQRKHIPNDVLYLRSHTSLAELARYEVLVYPHPAIMTDDTAALLDQYVQQGGKLVFGCRTGYKDSTGQCYMRPFPGAAQELCGVTVEEFTLVKGTRKPTSIRWNHDPEALTGADAFNDILQVEEDSVEVMATYATDYYAGKPAVTRNTRGQGEVWYYGAVFNEPAVLQMLGSLDLVSPAADWAELPPEVELQIRSTGEDASTGVAFLLNYSEEPAQIVLKTAKTDLLSGQTLSGSYTMEGFGVLVLK from the coding sequence ATGAAGAAACCTGTTGCAGCAGAACGATTTGAACTGGGCGTTTGCTATTATCCTGAGCACTGGCCTGAATCCATGTGGACTGACGATTACCGGCGTATGGTTGAAACCGGATTCACCATTGTACGTCTGGCTGAGTTCGCCTGGTCCATTTTTGAACCGGAGGAAGGCATGTTTCAATATGATCTGTTTGACCGGGCAGTCGACATGGCACACAGCTACGGGCTGAAGGTCATTCTGGGAACGCCTACGGCCACTCCGCCTGCCTGGCTTACAGAGAAGTACCCTGAGGCCTTGAATGTTACTTATGAAGGTGTGACGCTACAGCACGGTATGCGCCGCCATTACAATTACAGCAGTCCCAAGTACCGCGAGCTCTGTGCCCGAATCGTAACGAAGCTTGCTGAACATTACGGAAATCATCCGGGCGTCGTCGGCTGGCAGATTGACAACGAACTGAACTGTGAGATCAATGTATTCTACTCGGAGAGTGATCATCAGGCCTTCCGCCTCTGGCTGCAGGAGAAGTATGTCACCTTAGACAAGCTTAATCAGGCTTGGGGTACCGTGTTCTGGAATCAGACCTATACAAGCTGGTCTCAGGTCTGCCTCACCCGGCCTACCCCTTCACCGAACCAGCCGAACCCGCACCAGGCTCTGGATGAGAAGCGCTTCATCTCTGATAACACCATCTATTTCGCCTCAATCCAGGCAGATATCCTCCGGAAATTGGCCCCTAATCAGTGGGTTACCACGAACGGTCTGTTCGGACATCTGGACAGCCATGAGCTGAATGACGAGCTGCTGGATTTCTTCAGCTATGACTCGTACCCGCAGTTCTCCACCATCGGCTTCGATCCGGCTGAGGTGAACCCGATGCTTGACCGCGGCTGGGGATTGTCCCTGTCGGCTGTACGTTCGATCAGCAGCAACTTCTGTGTAATGGAGCAGCAATCCGGTCCGGGAGGCTGGGTGAATCGGCTTGATATGCCTTCACCAAAGCCTGGACAGATGCGGCTGTGGACGTACCAGTCCGTCGCCCACGGCGCTGACATGCTGCTCTATTTCCGCTGGCGGACCGCCACCATGGGCAATGAGATCTATTGGCACGGCTTGAACGACTACCATAACCAGCCTAACCGGCGGGTAAGGGAAGCGGAGCAGATCGGCCGCGAGCTGGCAAGCATCGGGCAGCAGTTCATCGGCAGCCGGACTCAGGCGAGCGTTGCGATCGTGCGTGATTATGACAATGAGTGGGACGGTGAATATGATGTCTGGCACGGACCGTTCATGTGGCAGAGCAACAAGGAATGGTTCAAGGCTCTGCAGCGGAAGCATATTCCGAATGACGTTCTGTACTTGCGCAGCCATACCTCCCTTGCAGAGCTTGCCCGTTATGAAGTGCTGGTATATCCGCATCCGGCGATTATGACTGACGATACAGCAGCACTGCTGGACCAGTATGTACAGCAAGGCGGGAAGCTGGTCTTCGGCTGCCGTACTGGCTATAAGGATAGTACCGGACAATGCTATATGCGGCCTTTTCCCGGAGCGGCACAGGAGCTGTGCGGGGTAACGGTTGAAGAATTCACGCTGGTCAAAGGAACGCGCAAGCCTACCTCCATCCGCTGGAACCATGATCCTGAGGCGCTGACCGGTGCAGATGCCTTCAATGACATCCTGCAGGTGGAAGAGGATAGTGTAGAGGTTATGGCAACCTATGCGACCGACTACTATGCCGGCAAACCGGCAGTAACCCGTAACACCCGGGGCCAAGGCGAAGTGTGGTATTACGGCGCCGTGTTCAATGAGCCTGCTGTGCTGCAGATGCTTGGCAGCCTGGATCTGGTCTCGCCAGCCGCAGATTGGGCGGAGCTGCCGCCAGAGGTTGAATTGCAGATTCGCTCCACAGGGGAAGACGCCTCTACAGGTGTCGCCTTCCTGCTCAACTACAGCGAAGAACCGGCACAGATTGTGCTTAAGACAGCCAAGACGGATCTCTTAAGCGGCCAGACCCTGTCGGGGAGCTATACGATGGAAGGGTTCGGCGTACTCGTCTTGAAATAA